One stretch of Columba livia isolate bColLiv1 breed racing homer chromosome 29, bColLiv1.pat.W.v2, whole genome shotgun sequence DNA includes these proteins:
- the GALNT6 gene encoding polypeptide N-acetylgalactosaminyltransferase 6 — protein MRFFRRRSSPLKVALAGALFVIFLFILQKDAGNKDPGEEPWLKNMVQGRGQVLDMMLGAVHNLRDSMPKLQIRAPAPQDAAPPGTRSCLPGVYTAAELRPLLERPPQDPGGPGADGKAFRKERWTAEETREKERGYEKHCFNAFASDRISLQRALGPDSRPPECIDQKFKRCPPLPTTSVVIVFHNEAWSTLLRTVYSVLHSSPALLVREVILVDDASTDEYLKEELDRYVEQLQIVRVVRQRERKGLITARLLGASVATGDVLTFLDAHCECFHGWLEPLLSRIAEEPTAVVSPDIATIDLNTFEFSRPVQNGKQHSRGNFDWSLTFGWELVPARERQRRKDETFPIKSPTFAGGLFAISRSYFQHIGSYDDQMEIWGGENVEMSFRVWQCGGQVEIVPCSVVGHVFRSKSPHSFPKGTQVISRNLVRLAEVWMDAYKHIFYRRNQQAAQMAREKTYGDITERRRLREQLGCKNFSWYLQTVYPEMFVPDLTPAFYGAIKNDGTKSCLDVGENNHGGKPLIMYPCHGMGGNQYFEYTSQRELRHNIGKELCLRAGAGAAELGECQYRGKPGQVPGSEEWDLAQDRLIKNPASGTCLSARGKHPALVPCDPADPHQLWAFT, from the exons atgagGTTTTTCCGGAGACGCTCCAGCCCCTTGAAGGTGGCGTTGGCGGGCGCCCTCTTCgtcatcttcctcttcatccTGCAGAAGGACGCGGGGAACAAGGACCCGGGCGAGGAGCCGTGGCTGAAGAACATGGTGCAGGGGAGGGGCCAGGTCCTGGACATGATGCTGGGCGCCGTGCACAACCTGCGCGACTCCATGCCCAAGCTGCAGATCCGAGCGCCCGCCCCGCAGGACGCTGCCCCCCCCGGCACCCGCTCCTGCCTCCCCGGCGTCTACACGGCGGCCGAGCTGCGGCCGCTGCTCGAGAGGCCCCCCCAGGAccccggcggccccggcgccGACGGCAAAGCCTTCAGGAAGGAGCGCTGGACGGCGGAGGAGACGCGGGAGAAGGAGCGGGGCTACGAGAAGCACTGCTTCAACGCCTTCGCCAGCGACCGCATCTCGCTGCAGCGCGCGCTGGGGCCCGACAGCCGCCCCCCCGA GTGCATCGACCAGAAGTTCAAGCGCTGCCCCCCCCTGCCCACCACCAGCGTCGTCATCGTCTTCCACAACGAAGCGTGGTCCACGCTGCTGCGCACGGTGTACAGCGTGCTGCACTCCTCGCCGGCGCTGCTGGTCCGCGAGGTCATCCTGGTCGACGACGCCAGCACCGACG AGTACCTGAAGGAGGAGCTGGACCGCTACGTGGAGCAGCTGCAGATCGTGCGTGTGGTGCGGCAGCGGGAGCGCAAAGGGCTGATCACAGCGCGGCTGCTGGGGGCCAGTGTGGCCACCGGCGACGTCCTCACCTTCCTGGACGCCCACT GCGAGTGTTTCCACGGCTGGCTGGAGCCGCTCCTGTCCCGCATCGCCGAGGAGCCCACGGCCGTCGTCAGCCCCGACATCGCCACCATCGACCTCAACACCTTCGAGTTCTCCAGGCCCGTGCAGAACGGGAAGCAGCACAGCCGGGGCAACTTCGACTGGAGCTTGACCTTCGGCTGGGAGCTCGTCCCGGCGCGGGAGAGGCAGCGGCGGAAGGACGAGACCTTCCCCATCAA GTCCCCGACCTTCGCCGGCGGCCTCTTCGCCATCTCCAGGTCCTACTTCCAGCACATCGGCTCCTACGACGACCAGATGGAGATCTGGGGGGGCGAGAACGTGGAGATGTCCTTCAGG GTGTGGCAGTGCGGGGGGCAGGTGGAGATCGTCCCCTGCTCCGTGGTGGGACACGTGTTCCGCTCCAAGAGCCCCCACAGCTTCCCCAAGGGCACGCAGGTGATCTCGCGCAACCTGGTGCGCCTGGCCGAGGTCTGGATGGACGCCTACAAGCACATCTTCTACCGGCGCAACCAGCAGGCCGCGCAGATGGCCAGAGAG AAGACGTATGGTGACATTACAGAGCGGCGCAGGCTGCGCGAGCAGCTCGGCTGCAAGAACTTCAGCTGGTACCTCCAGACCGTCTACCCCGAGATGTTCGTCCCCGACCTCACCCCCGCGTTTTACGGAGCG ATAAAAAACGACGGCACCAAGAGCTGCCTGGACGTCGGGGAGAACAACCACGGTGGGAAACCGCTGATCATGTACCCCTGCCACGGGATGGGGGGCAACCAG TATTTTGAGTACACGAGCCAGCGGGAGCTGCGGCACAACATCGGGAAGGAGCTTTGCCTgcgggcgggcgcgggggcGGCCGAGCTGGGCGAGTGTCAGTACCGGGGGAAGCCGGGACAGGTGCCGGGCAGCGAGGAGTGGGACCTGGCGCAG GACCGGCTGATCAAGAACCCGGCGTCCGGCACGTGCCTGTCGGCGCGGGGGAAGCACCCGGCGCTGGTGCCGTGTGACCCCGCCGACCCCCACCAGCTCTGGGCCTTCACCTGA